The following are encoded in a window of Camelus ferus isolate YT-003-E chromosome 28, BCGSAC_Cfer_1.0, whole genome shotgun sequence genomic DNA:
- the SLC20A1 gene encoding sodium-dependent phosphate transporter 1 isoform X1, with the protein MASTVATLITSTSGPLVDYLWMLILGFIIAFVLAFSVGANDVANSFGTAVGSGVVTLKQACILASIFETVGSVLLGAKVSETIRKGLIDVEMYNTTQDRLMAGSVSAMFGSAVWQLVASFLKLPISGTHCIVGATIGFSLVAKGQEGVKWSELIKIVMSWFISPLLSGIMSGILFFLVRAFILRKADPVPNGLRALPVFYACTIGINLFSIMYTGAPLLGFDKLPLWGTILISVGCAVFCALIVWFFVCPRMKRKIEREIKSSPSESPLMEKKNSLKEDHEETKLSVSDIEARNPASEVGSAPVPLRAVVEERTVSFKLGDLEEAPERERLPSVDLKEETSIDGAMNGTVQLPNGNLVQFNQAVSNQISSSGHYQYHTVHKDSGLYKELLHKLHLAKVGDCMGDAGDKPLRRNNSYTSYTMAICGMPLDSFRAKEGEQKGEEMEKLTWPNTDSKKRIRMDSYTSYCNAVSDIHSASEIDISVKAEMGLGDRKGSGSSLEEWYDQDKPEVSLLFQFLQILTACFGSFAHGGNDVSNAIGPLVALYLVYDTGDVSTKVATPIWLLLYGGVGICTGLWVWGRRVIQTMGKDLTPITPSSGFSIELASALTVVIASNIGLPISTTHCKVGSVVSVGWLRSKKAVDWRLFRNIFMAWFVTVPISGVISAAIMAVFKYVILKA; encoded by the exons ATGGCATCTACCGTGGCAACGCTGATTACCAGTACTTCTGGTCCATTGGTAGACTACCTATGGATGCTTATCCTGGGCTTCATTATTGCATTTGTCTTGGCATTCTCCGTGGGAGCCAATGATGTAGCAAATTCGTTTGGTACAGCCGTGGGGTCAGGTGTAGTAACCCTGAAGCAAGCCTGCATTCTAGCTAGTATCTTTGAGACGGTGGGCTCGGTCCTCCTGGGGGCCAAAGTGAGCGAAACGATCCGGAAGGGCTTAATTGACGTGGAGATGTACAACACGACCCAGGACCGGCTGATGGCCGGCTCCGTCAGTGCGATGTTTG GTTCTGCTGTGTGGCAACTGGTGGCTTCGTTTTTGAAGCTGCCCATTTCTGGAACCCATTGTATTGTTGGTGCAACCATTGGCTTCTCCCTGGTGGCAAAGGGGCAGGAGGGTGTCAAGTGGTCTGAGCTGATCAAAATTG TGATGTCCTGGTTCATCTCTCCGCTGCTTTCTGGTATTATGTCTGgaattttattcttccttgtTCGTGCATTCATCCTCCGCAAG GCAGATCCAGTTCCTAATGGTTTGAGAGCTTTGCCAGTGTTCTATGCCTGCACAATTGGGATAAACCTCTTTTCCATCATGTATACTGGAGCACCTT tgctgggctTTGACAAACTTCCTCTGTGGGGTACCATCCTCATCTCGGTGGGATGTGCAGTTTTCTGTGCCCTTATCGTCTGGTTCTTTGTATGTCCcaggatgaagagaaaaattgaaC GAGAGATCAAGTCTAGTCCTTCTGAAAGCCccttaatggaaaaaaagaacagcttGAAAGAAGACCATGAAGAAACAAAGCTGTCTGTCAGTGACATCGAGGCCAGGAACCCCGCTTCTGAGGTCGGGTCTGCCCCGGTACCCCTCCGGGCTGTGGTGGAGGAGAGGACGGTCTCCTTCAAACTTGGAGACTTGGAGGAAGCCCCAGAGCGGGAGAGGCTTCCGAGCGTGGACCTGAAGGAGGAGACCAGCATAGATGGTGCCATGAACG GCACAGTGCAGTTGCCTAACGGGAACCTGGTTCAGTTCAATCAAGCCGTCAGTAACCAGATCAGCTCCAGCGGCCACTATCAGTACCACACCGTGCACAAGGATTCTGGCTTGTACAAAGAGCTGCTCCACAAGCTACACCTGGCCAAGGTGGGCGACTGCATGGGGGACGCGGGCGACAAACCCCTGCGGCGCAACAACAGCTACACCTCCTACACCATGGCGATCTGCGGCATGCCCCTGGACTCCTTCCGTGCCAAAGAGGGCGAGcagaaaggggaggagatggagaagctGACCTGGCCGAACACGGACAGCAAGAAGCGAATTCGAATGGACAGTTACACCAGTTACTGCAACGCCGTGTCTGACATTCACTCGGCGTCCGAGATCGACATAAGTGTCAAGGCAGAGATGGGTCTGGGGGACAGAAAAGGCAGTGGCAGCTCTCTCGAGGAGTGGTATGACCAGGACAAACCTGAAGTGTCTCTCCTCTTCCAGTTCCTGCAGATCCTCACAGCCTGCTTTGGGTCATTCGCCCATGGTGGCAATGACGTCAG caaCGCCATTGGTCCTCTGGTTGCTCTGTATCTCGTTTATGACACGGGAGATGTTTCTACAAAAGTAGCGACACCCATATGGCTCCTGCTCTATGGTGGTGTTGGTATCTGTACTGGCCTGTGGGTTTGGGGACGGAGAGTTATCCAGACCATGGGGAAGGACCTGACGCCAATCACACCATCTAG TGGCTTCAGTATTGAACTGGCATCTGCCCTCACGGTAGTAATTGCATCAAATATTGGCCTTCCCATCAGTACAACACATTGTAAA GTGGGCTCTGTTGTGTCCGTCGGCTGGCTCCGATCCAAAAAGGCTGTTGATTGGCGACTCTTCCGCAACATCTTCATGGCCTGGTTTGTCACAGTCCCCATCTCTGGCGTGATCAGTGCTGCTATCATGGCGGTCTTCAAGTATGTCATCCTCAAAGCGTGA
- the SLC20A1 gene encoding sodium-dependent phosphate transporter 1 isoform X2 codes for MASTVATLITSTSGPLVDYLWMLILGFIIAFVLAFSVGANDVANSFGTAVGSGVVTLKQACILASIFETVGSVLLGAKVSETIRKGLIDVEMYNTTQDRLMAGSVSAMFGSAVWQLVASFLKLPISGTHCIVGATIGFSLVAKGQEGVKWSELIKIVMSWFISPLLSGIMSGILFFLVRAFILRKADPVPNGLRALPVFYACTIGINLFSIMYTGAPLLGFDKLPLWGTILISVGCAVFCALIVWFFVCPRMKRKIEREIKSSPSESPLMEKKNSLKEDHEETKLSVSDIEARNPASEVGSAPVPLRAVVEERTVSFKLGDLEEAPERERLPSVDLKEETSIDGAMNGTVQLPNGNLVQFNQAVSNQISSSGHYQYHTVHKDSGLYKELLHKLHLAKVGDCMGDAGDKPLRRNNSYTSYTMAICGMPLDSFRAKEGEQKGEEMEKLTWPNTDSKKRIRMDSYTSYCNAVSDIHSASEIDISVKAEMGLGDRKGSGSSLEEWYDQDKPEVSLLFQFLQILTACFGSFAHGGNDVSNAIGPLVALYLVYDTGDVSTKVATPIWLLLYGGVGICTGLWVWGRRVIQTMGKDLTPITPSRWALLCPSAGSDPKRLLIGDSSATSSWPGLSQSPSLA; via the exons ATGGCATCTACCGTGGCAACGCTGATTACCAGTACTTCTGGTCCATTGGTAGACTACCTATGGATGCTTATCCTGGGCTTCATTATTGCATTTGTCTTGGCATTCTCCGTGGGAGCCAATGATGTAGCAAATTCGTTTGGTACAGCCGTGGGGTCAGGTGTAGTAACCCTGAAGCAAGCCTGCATTCTAGCTAGTATCTTTGAGACGGTGGGCTCGGTCCTCCTGGGGGCCAAAGTGAGCGAAACGATCCGGAAGGGCTTAATTGACGTGGAGATGTACAACACGACCCAGGACCGGCTGATGGCCGGCTCCGTCAGTGCGATGTTTG GTTCTGCTGTGTGGCAACTGGTGGCTTCGTTTTTGAAGCTGCCCATTTCTGGAACCCATTGTATTGTTGGTGCAACCATTGGCTTCTCCCTGGTGGCAAAGGGGCAGGAGGGTGTCAAGTGGTCTGAGCTGATCAAAATTG TGATGTCCTGGTTCATCTCTCCGCTGCTTTCTGGTATTATGTCTGgaattttattcttccttgtTCGTGCATTCATCCTCCGCAAG GCAGATCCAGTTCCTAATGGTTTGAGAGCTTTGCCAGTGTTCTATGCCTGCACAATTGGGATAAACCTCTTTTCCATCATGTATACTGGAGCACCTT tgctgggctTTGACAAACTTCCTCTGTGGGGTACCATCCTCATCTCGGTGGGATGTGCAGTTTTCTGTGCCCTTATCGTCTGGTTCTTTGTATGTCCcaggatgaagagaaaaattgaaC GAGAGATCAAGTCTAGTCCTTCTGAAAGCCccttaatggaaaaaaagaacagcttGAAAGAAGACCATGAAGAAACAAAGCTGTCTGTCAGTGACATCGAGGCCAGGAACCCCGCTTCTGAGGTCGGGTCTGCCCCGGTACCCCTCCGGGCTGTGGTGGAGGAGAGGACGGTCTCCTTCAAACTTGGAGACTTGGAGGAAGCCCCAGAGCGGGAGAGGCTTCCGAGCGTGGACCTGAAGGAGGAGACCAGCATAGATGGTGCCATGAACG GCACAGTGCAGTTGCCTAACGGGAACCTGGTTCAGTTCAATCAAGCCGTCAGTAACCAGATCAGCTCCAGCGGCCACTATCAGTACCACACCGTGCACAAGGATTCTGGCTTGTACAAAGAGCTGCTCCACAAGCTACACCTGGCCAAGGTGGGCGACTGCATGGGGGACGCGGGCGACAAACCCCTGCGGCGCAACAACAGCTACACCTCCTACACCATGGCGATCTGCGGCATGCCCCTGGACTCCTTCCGTGCCAAAGAGGGCGAGcagaaaggggaggagatggagaagctGACCTGGCCGAACACGGACAGCAAGAAGCGAATTCGAATGGACAGTTACACCAGTTACTGCAACGCCGTGTCTGACATTCACTCGGCGTCCGAGATCGACATAAGTGTCAAGGCAGAGATGGGTCTGGGGGACAGAAAAGGCAGTGGCAGCTCTCTCGAGGAGTGGTATGACCAGGACAAACCTGAAGTGTCTCTCCTCTTCCAGTTCCTGCAGATCCTCACAGCCTGCTTTGGGTCATTCGCCCATGGTGGCAATGACGTCAG caaCGCCATTGGTCCTCTGGTTGCTCTGTATCTCGTTTATGACACGGGAGATGTTTCTACAAAAGTAGCGACACCCATATGGCTCCTGCTCTATGGTGGTGTTGGTATCTGTACTGGCCTGTGGGTTTGGGGACGGAGAGTTATCCAGACCATGGGGAAGGACCTGACGCCAATCACACCATCTAG GTGGGCTCTGTTGTGTCCGTCGGCTGGCTCCGATCCAAAAAGGCTGTTGATTGGCGACTCTTCCGCAACATCTTCATGGCCTGGTTTGTCACAGTCCCCATCTCTGGCGTGA